In Oryzias melastigma strain HK-1 linkage group LG10, ASM292280v2, whole genome shotgun sequence, a single window of DNA contains:
- the LOC112153417 gene encoding neuronal acetylcholine receptor subunit beta-2 isoform X2, with protein MTTNCWLTQGWNDYRLMWDPDEYDGIKKIRLPSQHIWLPDIVLYNNADGTYEVSFYSNAVVSNNGEVAWLPPAIYKSACKIEVRDFPFDQQNCTLKFRSWTYDHTEIDLILLSDYASRDDFKPSGEWDIVSLPGRKNEDPNDIRYLDITYDFIIKRKPLFYTINLIIPCILITSLAILVFYLPSDCGEKMTLCISVLLALTVFLLLISKIVPPTSLAVPLIGKYLMFTMVLVTFSIVTSVCVLNVHHRSPSTHTMPAWVKRVFLNQLPSFLFMRRPGKSNIRERFRKKHQKQKCGAESGIGGGVADSSSSFFVNEDSAKRYGWRISDLSENTEFRRRMTLKSNIDVEDAVDGVRYIADKMKSEDDDEGIIEDWKYVAMVIDRLFLWIFVCVCVVGTVGLFVQPLFQSYNTPIVEDLDHN; from the exons ATGACCACCAACTGTTGGCTCACTCAG GGATGGAATGACTACAGACTAATGTGGGATCCGGATGAATACGATGGAATCAAGAAAATTCGTCTCCCATCACAACACATTTGGCTGCCTGATATTGTCCTGTATAACAA TGCTGATGGGACCTACGAAGTTTCTTTTTACTCCAATGCTGTCGTATCTAACAATGGAGAAGTGGCCTGGCTCCCACCGGCTATCTACAAGTCTGCCTGCAAAATTGAAGTCAGGGATTTCCCCTTTGATCAGCAAAACTGCACCCTCAAGTTCCGTTCGTGGACTTACGACCACACAGAAATCGATCTCATCCTCCTCAGCGATTACGCCTCACGTGATGATTTTAAACCGAGCGGCGAGTGGGACATCGTCTCGCTGCCGGGAAGGAAGAACGAAGATCCAAATGATATCAGATACCTGGATATTACCTATGACTTCATCATTAAGAGGAAGCCTCTGTTCTACACCATCAATCTGATCATTCCCTGCATCCTCATCACTTCTCTGGCTATCCTGGTGTTCTATCTCCCGTCAGACTGTGGTGAGAAGATGACGCTCTGCATCTCAGTTCTCCTGGCCCTGACTGTGTTCTTACTCCTGATCTCAAAGATAGTGCCACCCACATCTTTAGCAGTGCCTCTGATTGGGAAGTACTTGATGTTCACCATGGTGCTGGTCACCTTCTCTATTGTCACCAGCGTTTGTGTGCTCAACGTGCACCATCGCTCTCCCAGCACGCACACCATGCCAGCATGGGTGAAGCGTGTCTTCCTGAACCAGCTGCCCTCCTTTCTGTTCATGCGGAGACCAGGGAAGTCCAACATCCGGGAAAGGTTTCGGAAAAAGCACCAGAAGCAGAAGTGTGGAGCAGAGAGTGGGATCGGAGGCGGAGTGGCAgattcctcctcttccttctttGTGAACGAAGATTCAGCCAAGCGCTACGGCTGGAGGATCAGTGACCTGTCGGAAAACACAGAGTTCAGAAGGAGGATGACTCTGAAGAGCAACATTGATGTGGAGGATGCAGTGGACGGGGTGCGCTACATTGCTGATAAGATGAAGagtgaagatgatgatgaaggg ATTATTGAAGACTGGAAATACGTGGCAATGGTGATCGACCGTCTCTTCCTTTGGATCTTTGTCTGTGTATGTGTGGTTGGAACGGTGGGCCTCTTCGTACAGCCTCTGTTCCAGAGCTACAACACCCCCATAGTTGAGGACTTGGACCATAACTGA
- the LOC112153417 gene encoding neuronal acetylcholine receptor subunit beta-2 isoform X1 — protein MDEPACLYFLTFYIANQTCSSNAHTAFACQVGMISYEIYSWACVLLHQGWNDYRLMWDPDEYDGIKKIRLPSQHIWLPDIVLYNNADGTYEVSFYSNAVVSNNGEVAWLPPAIYKSACKIEVRDFPFDQQNCTLKFRSWTYDHTEIDLILLSDYASRDDFKPSGEWDIVSLPGRKNEDPNDIRYLDITYDFIIKRKPLFYTINLIIPCILITSLAILVFYLPSDCGEKMTLCISVLLALTVFLLLISKIVPPTSLAVPLIGKYLMFTMVLVTFSIVTSVCVLNVHHRSPSTHTMPAWVKRVFLNQLPSFLFMRRPGKSNIRERFRKKHQKQKCGAESGIGGGVADSSSSFFVNEDSAKRYGWRISDLSENTEFRRRMTLKSNIDVEDAVDGVRYIADKMKSEDDDEGIIEDWKYVAMVIDRLFLWIFVCVCVVGTVGLFVQPLFQSYNTPIVEDLDHN, from the exons ATGGATGAACCAgcatgtttatattttctgactttttataTTGCAAATCAGACCTGTTCTTCCAATGCACATACAGCTTTTGCTTGCCAAGTTGGCATGATCTCATATGAAATCTATTCATGGGCCTGTGTTCTTTTGCATCAGGGATGGAATGACTACAGACTAATGTGGGATCCGGATGAATACGATGGAATCAAGAAAATTCGTCTCCCATCACAACACATTTGGCTGCCTGATATTGTCCTGTATAACAA TGCTGATGGGACCTACGAAGTTTCTTTTTACTCCAATGCTGTCGTATCTAACAATGGAGAAGTGGCCTGGCTCCCACCGGCTATCTACAAGTCTGCCTGCAAAATTGAAGTCAGGGATTTCCCCTTTGATCAGCAAAACTGCACCCTCAAGTTCCGTTCGTGGACTTACGACCACACAGAAATCGATCTCATCCTCCTCAGCGATTACGCCTCACGTGATGATTTTAAACCGAGCGGCGAGTGGGACATCGTCTCGCTGCCGGGAAGGAAGAACGAAGATCCAAATGATATCAGATACCTGGATATTACCTATGACTTCATCATTAAGAGGAAGCCTCTGTTCTACACCATCAATCTGATCATTCCCTGCATCCTCATCACTTCTCTGGCTATCCTGGTGTTCTATCTCCCGTCAGACTGTGGTGAGAAGATGACGCTCTGCATCTCAGTTCTCCTGGCCCTGACTGTGTTCTTACTCCTGATCTCAAAGATAGTGCCACCCACATCTTTAGCAGTGCCTCTGATTGGGAAGTACTTGATGTTCACCATGGTGCTGGTCACCTTCTCTATTGTCACCAGCGTTTGTGTGCTCAACGTGCACCATCGCTCTCCCAGCACGCACACCATGCCAGCATGGGTGAAGCGTGTCTTCCTGAACCAGCTGCCCTCCTTTCTGTTCATGCGGAGACCAGGGAAGTCCAACATCCGGGAAAGGTTTCGGAAAAAGCACCAGAAGCAGAAGTGTGGAGCAGAGAGTGGGATCGGAGGCGGAGTGGCAgattcctcctcttccttctttGTGAACGAAGATTCAGCCAAGCGCTACGGCTGGAGGATCAGTGACCTGTCGGAAAACACAGAGTTCAGAAGGAGGATGACTCTGAAGAGCAACATTGATGTGGAGGATGCAGTGGACGGGGTGCGCTACATTGCTGATAAGATGAAGagtgaagatgatgatgaaggg ATTATTGAAGACTGGAAATACGTGGCAATGGTGATCGACCGTCTCTTCCTTTGGATCTTTGTCTGTGTATGTGTGGTTGGAACGGTGGGCCTCTTCGTACAGCCTCTGTTCCAGAGCTACAACACCCCCATAGTTGAGGACTTGGACCATAACTGA
- the LOC112153405 gene encoding E3 ubiquitin-protein ligase RNF38 isoform X1, with amino-acid sequence MDPPRTRSRSRSGFYHFAINGSVGSNGNAVTNGNVMNASGGGGGGGGSYPPQSNPGWPLHHGGRSYPESQQQQHSQGSYLSAGVPRHSTHGAHRNPGAGGVLHFHPDNVCIEDRDKMEDSPTPKRQRLSQQSMIDLSSAPPSTPSSPIRPWELPPSRRPHPHFIPERCHTPVRNRRSPPMRRQRGRRDRLTRHHHHHGHNNGHHHHYNSNNNHHNHHHLNAHHHHSHHGPSLGHQDENYRHLVPPQGYPPYSQQPPRGPDERPGYHPPNPSPRPLHQSPNLSPRLLHPGAHPQHLHPPQQQSSVVLDLHEQGSVPASFPVSPPGAPPGLQARSGPQQIPACSVVFSGQHYPVCSVPPPVLPTCSVQHLPMPYPFPSLLSSDPAFLIPPPHLSHPPAHLSHHPPHLPQPGQFGPYPAQQARSPLQRIENDVELLGEHLSLGAGLHYPPATHPALTPHSTQLHFLSHDPLSQEFFGMSYPNFIPRRLPGRRYRSQQLPPSPYHPSLLPYFLSMLPVQPTGPAISLELDVDDGEVENYEALLNLAERLGEAKLRGLTKGDIEQLPSYRFNPNNHQSEQTLCVVCMSDFESRQLLRVLPCSHEFHGKCVDKWLRANRTCPICRADASEVQRDSE; translated from the exons ATGGACCCCCCGAGAACACGGTCTCGATCTCGCTCTGGCTTCTATCATTTTGCCATTAACGGGAGTGTTGGGAGCAACGGGAACGCGGTCACCAACGGCAATGTAATGAACGCCAGTGGCGGCGGCGGAGGTGGAGGAGGGAGCTACCCGCCGCAGAGCAACCCGGGCTGGCCGCTGCACCACGGAGGACGGAGCTACCCGGagagccagcagcagcagcattccCAGGGGAGCTACCTGTCTGCAGGGGTGCCGCGCCACTCCACGCACGGAGCTCACCGGAACCCCGGAGCCG GTGGAGTCCTGCATTTTCATCCAGACAATGTTTGCATTGAGGATCGGGACAAG ATGGAGGACAGTCCCACCCCAAAAAGACAACGTCTTTCCCAGCAGTCCATGATAGATCTGAGCTCTGCCCCTCCCTCCACTCCATCTTCTCCCATTCGCCCGTGGGAGTTGCCGCCAAGTCGAAGACCACACCCCCATTTCATACCAGAGAGATGTCACACGCCTGTTAGGAACCGCCGCAG CCCCCCAATGAGACGCCAGCGTGGGCGTCGAGACCGTCTGACTCGGCACCACCATCACCACGGCCACAACAACGGCCACCACCACCATtacaacagcaacaacaatcATCACAACCATCACCATCTCAACGCTCACCATCACCACTCCCACCACGGCCCGTCACTGGGCCATCAAGATGAGAACTACAGACACCTAGTTCCACCTCAGGGTTACCCACCGTACAGCCAGCAGCCCCCCAGAGGGCCGGATGAACGACCGGGCTATCACCCTCCGAATCCTTCTCCGAGGCCTCTCCACCAGTCACCGAACCTGTCTCCCAGGCTCCTGCACCCTGGGGCCCATCCACAGCACCTTCACCCGCCTCAGCAGCAGAGCAGTGTAGTGCTTGACCTCCACGAGCAG GGTTCAGTTCCAGCATCATTTCCCGTGTCTCCTCCTGGAGCACCCCCAGGCCTGCAGGCCCGCTCCGGCCCACAGCAGATCCCAGCATGCTCTGTCGTCTTCAGTGGGCAACACTATCCCGTCTGCAGCGTCCCTCCTCCC gtACTTCCGACCTGTTCTGTTCAGCACTTACCAATGCCATACCCATTCCCATCCTTACTATCAAGTGACCCAGCCTTCTTGATTCCTCCCCCTCACCTCAGTCACCCCCCTGCTcacctttcccatcatcctcctcACTTGCCGCAGCCTGGACAGTTTGGACCGTACCCTGCCCAGCAAGCACGATCG CCATTACAGCGGATAGAGAACGATGTGGAGCTGCTTGGAGAGCATCTGTCtttgggggcggggctccaCTATCCCCCTGCCACCCACCCTGCTCTGACCCCACACTCCACACAGCTCCACTTCCTCTCCCATGATCCTCTGTCGCAGGAGTTCTTTGGCATG TCCTATCCGAACTTCATTCCTCGACGTCTCCCTGGGCGGCGATACCGCTCACAACAGCTTCCACCTTCGCCTTACCACCCAAGCCTGTTGCCTTACTTCTT GTCAATGCTGCCTGTTCAGCCCACAGGTCCTGCAATCAGCCTAGAGCTGGATGTAGACGATGGAGAAGTGGAGAACTATGAG GCCCTCCTGAACCTCGCCGAGCGGCTGGGAGAGGCCAAGCTGAGAGGACTGACCAAGGGGGACATCGAACAGCTTCCTTCCTATCGATTCAATCCAAATAACCACCAGTCGGAACAAACACT GTGCGTAGTGTGTATGAGTGACTTTGAGTCGCGTCAGCTGCTGCGAGTCCTGCCCTGCAGCCACGAGTTTCATGGAAAATGTGTTGACAAGTGGCTGAGG GCCAACAGAACTTGTCCCATTTGTCGCGCAGACGCCTCGGAGGTCCAGAGAGACTCTGAGTGA
- the LOC112153405 gene encoding E3 ubiquitin-protein ligase RNF38 isoform X2, whose amino-acid sequence MEDSPTPKRQRLSQQSMIDLSSAPPSTPSSPIRPWELPPSRRPHPHFIPERCHTPVRNRRSPPMRRQRGRRDRLTRHHHHHGHNNGHHHHYNSNNNHHNHHHLNAHHHHSHHGPSLGHQDENYRHLVPPQGYPPYSQQPPRGPDERPGYHPPNPSPRPLHQSPNLSPRLLHPGAHPQHLHPPQQQSSVVLDLHEQGSVPASFPVSPPGAPPGLQARSGPQQIPACSVVFSGQHYPVCSVPPPVLPTCSVQHLPMPYPFPSLLSSDPAFLIPPPHLSHPPAHLSHHPPHLPQPGQFGPYPAQQARSPLQRIENDVELLGEHLSLGAGLHYPPATHPALTPHSTQLHFLSHDPLSQEFFGMSYPNFIPRRLPGRRYRSQQLPPSPYHPSLLPYFLSMLPVQPTGPAISLELDVDDGEVENYEALLNLAERLGEAKLRGLTKGDIEQLPSYRFNPNNHQSEQTLCVVCMSDFESRQLLRVLPCSHEFHGKCVDKWLRANRTCPICRADASEVQRDSE is encoded by the exons ATGGAGGACAGTCCCACCCCAAAAAGACAACGTCTTTCCCAGCAGTCCATGATAGATCTGAGCTCTGCCCCTCCCTCCACTCCATCTTCTCCCATTCGCCCGTGGGAGTTGCCGCCAAGTCGAAGACCACACCCCCATTTCATACCAGAGAGATGTCACACGCCTGTTAGGAACCGCCGCAG CCCCCCAATGAGACGCCAGCGTGGGCGTCGAGACCGTCTGACTCGGCACCACCATCACCACGGCCACAACAACGGCCACCACCACCATtacaacagcaacaacaatcATCACAACCATCACCATCTCAACGCTCACCATCACCACTCCCACCACGGCCCGTCACTGGGCCATCAAGATGAGAACTACAGACACCTAGTTCCACCTCAGGGTTACCCACCGTACAGCCAGCAGCCCCCCAGAGGGCCGGATGAACGACCGGGCTATCACCCTCCGAATCCTTCTCCGAGGCCTCTCCACCAGTCACCGAACCTGTCTCCCAGGCTCCTGCACCCTGGGGCCCATCCACAGCACCTTCACCCGCCTCAGCAGCAGAGCAGTGTAGTGCTTGACCTCCACGAGCAG GGTTCAGTTCCAGCATCATTTCCCGTGTCTCCTCCTGGAGCACCCCCAGGCCTGCAGGCCCGCTCCGGCCCACAGCAGATCCCAGCATGCTCTGTCGTCTTCAGTGGGCAACACTATCCCGTCTGCAGCGTCCCTCCTCCC gtACTTCCGACCTGTTCTGTTCAGCACTTACCAATGCCATACCCATTCCCATCCTTACTATCAAGTGACCCAGCCTTCTTGATTCCTCCCCCTCACCTCAGTCACCCCCCTGCTcacctttcccatcatcctcctcACTTGCCGCAGCCTGGACAGTTTGGACCGTACCCTGCCCAGCAAGCACGATCG CCATTACAGCGGATAGAGAACGATGTGGAGCTGCTTGGAGAGCATCTGTCtttgggggcggggctccaCTATCCCCCTGCCACCCACCCTGCTCTGACCCCACACTCCACACAGCTCCACTTCCTCTCCCATGATCCTCTGTCGCAGGAGTTCTTTGGCATG TCCTATCCGAACTTCATTCCTCGACGTCTCCCTGGGCGGCGATACCGCTCACAACAGCTTCCACCTTCGCCTTACCACCCAAGCCTGTTGCCTTACTTCTT GTCAATGCTGCCTGTTCAGCCCACAGGTCCTGCAATCAGCCTAGAGCTGGATGTAGACGATGGAGAAGTGGAGAACTATGAG GCCCTCCTGAACCTCGCCGAGCGGCTGGGAGAGGCCAAGCTGAGAGGACTGACCAAGGGGGACATCGAACAGCTTCCTTCCTATCGATTCAATCCAAATAACCACCAGTCGGAACAAACACT GTGCGTAGTGTGTATGAGTGACTTTGAGTCGCGTCAGCTGCTGCGAGTCCTGCCCTGCAGCCACGAGTTTCATGGAAAATGTGTTGACAAGTGGCTGAGG GCCAACAGAACTTGTCCCATTTGTCGCGCAGACGCCTCGGAGGTCCAGAGAGACTCTGAGTGA
- the LOC112153471 gene encoding zinc finger CCHC domain-containing protein 7 produces MSSVSHRCLTAVQKLAARCRHLFADGTTLRMEDAEEQKVFHLHGEARDDIFFIENYSSSDDEEEPDLSDSSKLFAKINKASSGLPLLAFSITSRKAQQNTEQASRADLEEREEDSDFSVEEWMILEGEDQVEDSSIQLNLRSWTQEACRGVTDESVTSQNDTWAVSDKDKYGSDQSLVSRYFFPGRSSFCHRCFKTGHAAKSCFLDKKSPTCVLCGTQGHIQKNCPGCPCPDCGLPSHGVRPCGIPPVWNQHCRRCGMRGHLSFTCPDTWRQYHHTVRPGAPLRSKSVFRKSRAHCYNCSKRGHYGYECVRIRMVRGTFPTLPYVCHYDSLEDVLQHQTRRQMGAKGQEHLETSDENESLFQGRNKTKQGTSGRRKTWPERRRERRQVKKLRRKAQAVREGGLLGRSCFDREDGSGSADLSKKALPNNRRSIHPSEKKTNKKELNGRKKWKSKLIDVRRKKKMKRKDLHPYEDENLGGEKVFSPNQRVRHRR; encoded by the exons ATGTCGTCCGTCAGCCACCGGTGTTTGACAGCAGTACAGAAACTCGCCGCTAGGTGTCGCCATTTATTTGCTGATGGTACCACATTGAGAATGGAGGACGCTGAGGAACAAAAAGTCTTTCATCTTCATGGGGAAGCCAGAGACGACATATTCTTCATTGAAAATTATAGTAGCTCAGACGATGAGGAAGAACCTGACTTAAGTGATTCAAGCAAACTGTTTGCAAAGATCAACAAGGCCAGCTCTGGGCTGCCTCTGCTGGCGTTCTCCATCACCTCTAGAAAGGCTCAACAGAACACAGAGCAGGCCTCCAGAGCTGACCTGGAGGAACGAGAGGAGGACAGCGATTTCTCTGTGGAGGAGTGGATGATCTTGGAGGGAGAAGATCAGGTGGAGGACTCAAGCATCCAACTCAATCTGAGGAGCTGGACTCAGGAGGCCTGCAGAG GTGTGACAGATGAGAGTGTTACATCCCAAAATGATACCTGGGCTGTATCAGACAAAGACAAg TATGGTTCTGATCAATCTTTGGTCAGCCGATATTTCTTCCCTGGGCGGTCCTCCTTTTGCCACCGCTGCTTCAAGACGGGACATGCTgccaaaagttgttttcttgacaag AAAAGTCCTACTTGTGTTCTTTGTGGGACTCAAGGCCACATCCAGAAAAACTGCCCGGGCTGCCCCTGTCCGGACTGCGGCCTGCCTTCTCATGGCGTCCGTCCCTGCGGGATACCACCAGTGTGGAACCAACACTGCAGACGTTGTGGGATGAGAGGCCACCTTTCCTTT ACTTGTCCGGATACATGGCGCCAGTACCACCACACA GTCAGACCAGGTGCTCCTCTCAGATCGAAGTCTGTCTTTCGTAAAAGTCGTGCACATTGCTACAACTGCTCCAAACGGGGACACTATGGCTAT GAGTGTGTGAGGATACGGATGGTCAGGGGGACCTTTCCAACGCTGCCTTATGTTTGCCATTATGACTCACTGGAGGATGTTCTTCAGCATCAGACCAGGAGGCAGATGGGGGCAAAGG GACAAGAACACTTGGAAACATCAGATGAGAATGAGTCTTTGTTCCAGGGAAGAAATAAAACCAAGCAAGGGACAAGTGGACGGAGGAAGACGTGGCCGGAGAGGCGGAGAGAAAGACGCCAAGTGAAGAAACTTAGGAGGAAGGCCCAAGCGGTCAGGGAAGGCGGGCTCCTGGGAAGGTCTTGCTTTGACCGTGAGGATGGAAGCGGTTCAGCTGACTTGTCAAAAAAAGCCCTCCCGAATAACAGGCGGTCCATACACccttctgagaaaaaaacaaacaagaaggaGCTGAATggtagaaaaaaatggaaaagcaaaCTCATAGATGTACGaaggaagaaaaagatgaagcGAAAGGACTTGCATCCATACGAGGATGAGAATTTAGGAGGTGAAAAAGTTTTCTCTCCAAATCAGAGAGTCCGTCACAGACGCTaa